The nucleotide window GGCCTGCGGGTGCACGACATCGGGCCGATGCGTGCCGCACGGCGCGAGGACCTGCTCGCCCTCGACCTGTTGGACCGCCGCTTCGGCTACCCGCTCGAACTGCTGATCGCCGCGGCCCGCGCGGGCTGGACGGTCACCGAGGTCGACGTCGCGTACCGGCCGAGGACCGCCGGTACGAAGTCGAAGGTCACCGGATCGGTGCGCGGCACCGCCCGGGCGATCCGCGACATGAGCGCGGTGCTGGGCCGATGAGCACGCAGGTGCTGGTCATGGCCAAGACGCCGGTCGCGGGCCGGGTCAAGACCCGCCTCTGCCCGCCGTGCACGCCGGAACAGGCCGCCGGGATCGCCGCCGCCGCGCTCGCGGACACCCTGGCCGCCGTCACCGCTACCCCGGGCGTGCAACGCCGCCTGGTCGTCGAGGGCGACCACCCGGCACCGCCCGGCTGGAACAGGACGCCTCAGCGAGGAACGACGCTCGGCGAACGCCTCGCCAACGCCTATGCCGACACGGGCACCGCCGGTGTGGCAAGCCTGCTGATCGGCATGGACACCCCGCAGGTCAGCCCCGGGCTGCTCGCCGCCGCCGTCCGGCGGCTCGACCACGACGACGCCGATGCGGTGCTCGGGCTCGCCGAGGACGGCGGCTGGTGGGCGCTGGGACTACGCGACCCCTGCCACGGGCAGGCGGTGCGCGACGTGCCGATGTCCACCCCGGACACCGGTGCGCTCACCCTGGCCGCCCTGCGGGCCCGCGGGCTTCGGGTCGCGGAGCTGCCGACGCTGCGCGACGTGGACACCGCCGCGGACGCCCATGCCGTCACCGCGCTCTGCGGCGCGGGCAGCCGATTCGCGCTCACCGTGACCGCCCTGATGTCCCCGATAGCCACGCCATGACCACCACCACGTCCGCCCCGGACGCCCTGGCCGTCTTCGACGCGGTGATGACCCGGGCCGGCGCGGGACTTCCCGCCGCGCTGACGATCACCGACGACCGTGGCACCAGCCACCCGGTCGATCCCGCCACCTGGTGCCGCGGGCACCTGCCGGGCGACCGGAGACTGCTGGCCCGCTGTGCCGGGCCGACCCTGGACGTCGGGTGCGGCCCCGGACGGCTGACCGGCGCGCTCAACCGGCTCGGCCACCCGGCGCTGGGGATCGACGTCAGCGCCGCGGCCGTCCGCATCGCCCGCGCCCGAGGCGCCGTCGCGCTGCGCCGCGACGTCTTCGGTCCGCTACCGGGGCGCGGCCGGTGGCGGCACCTGCTGCTCGCCGACGGCAACATCGGCATCGGCGGCGACCCCGGGGCACTGCTGCGCCGCTGCCGCGACCTGCTCGCCGCCGACGGCCGGCTGCACGTCGAGCTGGCCCGGCCCGGCACCCGTAGCTGGGCCGGCGACGCCCGGCTCCACGACGGGACCGGACGCCCCGGCGCGCCGTTCCGCTGGGCCCAGCTGGCGGCGGACGACCTGGCGGCGACCACGGACGCGAGCGCGCTGCGTGTCCTTGCCGAATGGACGGAGGCGGACCGATGGTTCGCGACGCTGACCCCGGCCTGAGCCGCACACTGCGCTCGCCGCGCCTGACCGGCCTGCTCGGTGTCGCCCTCGCCGTCGCGTTCACCACCTGTTTCGTCACCGGGCTGATCAGCCACCTCATCCAGCGCCCACCCGACTGGTTCTGGTGGCCGTCCCGGCCGGTCGGCCTCTACCGGGTCACCCAGGGCCTGCACGTCGCGACCGGCCTGGCCTCGGTGCCGCTGCTCGGCGCGAAACTCTGGTCGGTCTACCCGCGCCTGTTCGCCTGGCCGCCCGCCCGCGACCTCGCACACGCCATCGAACGCGCGGCCGTCGCCGCCCTCGTCGCCGCCGCGCTCTTCCAGCTGATCAGCGGCATCCTCAACATCGCCCGCTGGTACGCCCCGATGCCGTTCTTCTTCACCGCCGGCCACTACTGGTCGGCATGGCTGGCCATCGGCGCCCTGATCACCCACGTCGGCGTCAAACTCCCGATCATCCGCCAGGCACTCACCCGGGCCACCCCCGACCTGGCACAGCCCGGCGCACTCACCCGGCGCGGGCTGCTCGGCACCGTCGGCGCGGCGGCCGGCGTCATCACCCTTGCCACCATCGGACAGACCGTCGCCCCGCTCGCACCCGTCGCCGTCCTCGCACCGCGACGACCCGGCACCGGCCCACAGCGCCTGCCGGTCAACAGGACGGCGGCCGGTGCGGGAGTGCGTGACGCGGCGTTCGACCCCGGCTACCGGCTGACCGTCACCGGGCCCGCGCGAACGGTGAGTCTCGACCTGGCCGAGCTGGCCGCGCTGCCGCAGCACACCGTCGTCCTGCCGATCGCCTGCGTCGAGGGCTGGAGCTCCACCGGTACGTGGAGCGGCGTCCGGCTGCGGGACCTGGTGGCCCTCGTGGGCGCCGACCCCGAGAACGCCGAGGCATACGTCGAGTCCCTCGAGGCCCGCGGCCGATACCGGGCCACGACCGTGCCGCCCCCGCACCTCCGGGACCCTTACACGCTCATCGCGCTGCGACTCGGCGGGGAGGTCCTGCATCCCGACCACGGCTACCCGGCCCGCCTGATCGCCCCGAACCGCCCCGGCGTGCTGCAAACCAAATGGGTCGCCCGGATCACCGCCCGGATCACCGCGTGAAAACCGTCCGGCGCGCGCTCATCGGATCCGGCGCGCTCATCATGGCGTACGCGGTGAGCGGCGCCCTCGCCGACGACGACGTCAAGGGCGGTGTGCTGATCTTCCTCGTCGCCGTCCTCGTGGCTCATGACGGGCTCCTGCTGCCGCTGTCCATCGGTGCCGGCGTCCTGATCGGCAGGATCGTCCCGTCCCGGCTGCGCACACCCGTCCGGGTCGCCGCGGTGATCAGCCTCGCCGTCACCGTCGTGGCGCTCCCGCTGGTCCTGGGCCGCGGCCGGGTCCCCGACAACCCGTCCATCCTGCCGCTGCACTACGGACGTGGACTGATCGTCGTCTACACGATCATCTGGGTGACGACCGCCGTCGCCGTCGCCGTCCGGCGCCGCTCCGGCCGTACCCGTAAGCACCTGGAAAGATCTTCACCGGCCCGGGATCGGTAGCGTGGTCGGGTGGCACATCGCATACTCGTTGTCGACGACGACCCGACCGTCAGTGACGTCGTCCGCCGCTACCTGGAACAGGACGGCTGCCGGGTACGGCTGGCCTCCGACGGCACGGACGCCCTCGCCGCCGTCGCCGAGGAGGTACCCGACCTCGTCGTCCTCGACCTCATGATGCCCGGCATCGACGGCCTCGAGGTCTGCCGGCGACTTCGGGGTAGCCTGCCCGACCTGCCCGTCGTCATGCTCACCGCGCTCGGCGAGGAGGCCGACCGGGTCGCCGGCCTCGAGGTCGGCGCCGACGACTACGTCACCAAGCCGTTCTCGCCCCGCGAGCTGGTCCTGCGCATCCGCTCGGTCCTGCGCCGGGCCGCCCCCGCCGCCTCGGGCGAACCGGCGGTGCTCACCGACGGTGATCTGGTCGTCGACACCGGTCGCCGGATCGCGCGCCGGGGCGGTGCGCCGCTCGCCCTGACCGTCCGCGAGTTCGACCTGCTCGTCTTCCTGCTCCGCAACCCCGCCAGGGCGTGGTCCCGTGCCGAGCTGCTGGACCGCGTGTGGGGCTGGCAGTTCGGCGACCAGTCCACCGTCACCGTCCACGTCCGGCGCCTGCGCGAGAAGATCGAACCGGATCCCGCCACCCCGCGCCGCCTGCTCACCGCCTGGGGCGTCGGCTACACCTACGAGCCGTCCCGATGACCGACCTGCTGCTCATCGGTCTGTACGCGCTGATCGCGGGCGCCGCCGTCGGCGCCGTCGGTGCGCTGGTGCTGCGGCTGCTGCGCCGGCGGTCGATCGCCGTACACATCTGCGTCCTGCTCGCCGTCACCGTGGTCGCCGTCGTCGCCGGTGTCGCGACGGTGGCCTGGGCGATGTTCCTGTCCGCGCACGACCTCCAGGTGGTCCTGCTGACCGTCGCCGCCGCCGCGCTGGTCAGCCTCGGCGTCGGCGCGGTCTTCGGCCGCCGCCTCGCCTCCGCCGCGGTGTGGGCCGCCGAGGCCCGCGCCACCGAGCGGCGCCTGGAGGCCGGCCGGCGGGATCTCGTCGCGTGGGTCTCCCACGACCTGCGCACCCCGCTGGCCGGACTACGGGCCATGGCGGAGGCGCTGGAGGACAACGTCGTCGACGACCCGAGGACCGTCGCCGAGTACCACCGGCGGATCCGGACCGAGACCGACCGGATGAGCCGGCTCGTCGACGACCTGTTCGAGCTGTCGCGGATCAACGCCGGCGCGCTGAGGCTCGCCCTGTCGAGCGTGCCGCTCGCCGACATCGTCTCCGACGCCATCGCCACCACCGCCCCGCTCGCCGCCAGCCGTCGCGTCCGGGTCGTCGCCGCCGAATCGGGCTGGCCCGTCGTGACCGGCAGCGAGCCGGAACTGTCCCGGGTCGTGGCGAACCTGCTTGTCAACTCGGTGCGGTACACCCCGGCCGACGGCACCGTGCAGATCACCGCCGGTGCGGACCACGGCGACGCCTGGCTGGCCGTCTCGGACTCGTGCGGCGGCATCCCCGAGGCCGACCTGCCCCGCATCTTCGACGTGGCGTTCCGCGGCGAACGCGCACGCACCCCGCAGTCCGCCGGCGGCACGGCCGGTGGCGGCCTCGGCCTCGCCATCGTCCGCGGGCTCGTGGAGGCGCACGGCGGCCAGGTGCACGCACACAACACCCGGAGCGGATGCCGCTTCGTGGTACGCCTACCGGCCGCGCCGGCCTGAGTGCCCCGGTGGCCGACCCGGACAACGGGTGCGAAGCACCCCCGCGGTTCCGTGCAACGCTG belongs to Amorphoplanes digitatis and includes:
- a CDS encoding methyltransferase domain-containing protein, translated to MTTTTSAPDALAVFDAVMTRAGAGLPAALTITDDRGTSHPVDPATWCRGHLPGDRRLLARCAGPTLDVGCGPGRLTGALNRLGHPALGIDVSAAAVRIARARGAVALRRDVFGPLPGRGRWRHLLLADGNIGIGGDPGALLRRCRDLLAADGRLHVELARPGTRSWAGDARLHDGTGRPGAPFRWAQLAADDLAATTDASALRVLAEWTEADRWFATLTPA
- a CDS encoding molybdopterin-dependent oxidoreductase, encoding MVRDADPGLSRTLRSPRLTGLLGVALAVAFTTCFVTGLISHLIQRPPDWFWWPSRPVGLYRVTQGLHVATGLASVPLLGAKLWSVYPRLFAWPPARDLAHAIERAAVAALVAAALFQLISGILNIARWYAPMPFFFTAGHYWSAWLAIGALITHVGVKLPIIRQALTRATPDLAQPGALTRRGLLGTVGAAAGVITLATIGQTVAPLAPVAVLAPRRPGTGPQRLPVNRTAAGAGVRDAAFDPGYRLTVTGPARTVSLDLAELAALPQHTVVLPIACVEGWSSTGTWSGVRLRDLVALVGADPENAEAYVESLEARGRYRATTVPPPHLRDPYTLIALRLGGEVLHPDHGYPARLIAPNRPGVLQTKWVARITARITA
- a CDS encoding response regulator transcription factor translates to MAHRILVVDDDPTVSDVVRRYLEQDGCRVRLASDGTDALAAVAEEVPDLVVLDLMMPGIDGLEVCRRLRGSLPDLPVVMLTALGEEADRVAGLEVGADDYVTKPFSPRELVLRIRSVLRRAAPAASGEPAVLTDGDLVVDTGRRIARRGGAPLALTVREFDLLVFLLRNPARAWSRAELLDRVWGWQFGDQSTVTVHVRRLREKIEPDPATPRRLLTAWGVGYTYEPSR
- a CDS encoding sensor histidine kinase, whose translation is MTDLLLIGLYALIAGAAVGAVGALVLRLLRRRSIAVHICVLLAVTVVAVVAGVATVAWAMFLSAHDLQVVLLTVAAAALVSLGVGAVFGRRLASAAVWAAEARATERRLEAGRRDLVAWVSHDLRTPLAGLRAMAEALEDNVVDDPRTVAEYHRRIRTETDRMSRLVDDLFELSRINAGALRLALSSVPLADIVSDAIATTAPLAASRRVRVVAAESGWPVVTGSEPELSRVVANLLVNSVRYTPADGTVQITAGADHGDAWLAVSDSCGGIPEADLPRIFDVAFRGERARTPQSAGGTAGGGLGLAIVRGLVEAHGGQVHAHNTRSGCRFVVRLPAAPA
- a CDS encoding TIGR04282 family arsenosugar biosynthesis glycosyltransferase codes for the protein MSTQVLVMAKTPVAGRVKTRLCPPCTPEQAAGIAAAALADTLAAVTATPGVQRRLVVEGDHPAPPGWNRTPQRGTTLGERLANAYADTGTAGVASLLIGMDTPQVSPGLLAAAVRRLDHDDADAVLGLAEDGGWWALGLRDPCHGQAVRDVPMSTPDTGALTLAALRARGLRVAELPTLRDVDTAADAHAVTALCGAGSRFALTVTALMSPIATP